Proteins encoded together in one Stigmatella aurantiaca window:
- a CDS encoding NAD(P)H-dependent glycerol-3-phosphate dehydrogenase has product MRSSVIGSGSFGTALANSLAVTCDEVRLWGRDEALAASINTRHENPTYLPGIPLSPRVRATLDLKEALEGAELVILATPSQATRDIISRAVDFLPRHVPLLTVAKGIENETLLTMTELLEDCLPEEFHPYIAVLSGPSFARELALRSPTVVTIASHWEKVAARCQKMLQTETFRSYTSNDVVGVQYGGALKNVIAIAAGIADGLGMGHNARAAIITRGLAEITRLAVRKGGNPLTLSGLSGMGDLVLTCTGELSRNRRVGMELGKGRPLADILGDMKQVAEGVKTAKSAQDLAVKLGVELPICQQVYAISHEGKSAKAAVVELMTRQPKPELGGA; this is encoded by the coding sequence ATGCGCAGCAGCGTCATCGGCTCTGGCTCCTTTGGTACGGCGCTCGCCAACTCCCTGGCGGTGACGTGTGACGAGGTCCGCCTGTGGGGGCGTGACGAGGCGCTCGCCGCCAGCATCAACACCCGGCACGAGAACCCCACGTACCTGCCGGGCATCCCGCTGTCCCCCCGGGTGCGCGCCACGCTGGACTTGAAGGAGGCGCTGGAGGGCGCGGAGCTGGTCATCCTGGCCACGCCCAGCCAGGCCACGCGGGACATCATCTCCCGGGCGGTGGACTTCCTACCGCGCCACGTGCCGCTGCTCACGGTGGCCAAGGGCATCGAGAACGAGACGCTGCTGACGATGACGGAGCTGCTGGAGGACTGCCTGCCGGAGGAGTTCCATCCTTATATCGCCGTGCTGTCGGGCCCCAGCTTCGCGCGGGAGCTGGCGCTGCGCAGCCCCACGGTGGTGACCATCGCCTCGCACTGGGAGAAGGTGGCGGCGCGGTGCCAGAAGATGCTCCAGACGGAGACGTTCCGCTCCTACACCTCCAATGACGTGGTGGGGGTGCAGTACGGCGGGGCGCTGAAGAACGTCATCGCCATCGCGGCGGGCATCGCGGACGGGCTGGGCATGGGCCACAACGCGCGGGCGGCCATCATCACCCGGGGGCTGGCGGAAATCACCCGGCTGGCGGTGCGCAAGGGCGGCAACCCGCTGACGCTCTCGGGGCTGTCGGGGATGGGGGACCTGGTGCTCACGTGCACGGGCGAGCTGAGCCGCAACCGCCGCGTGGGCATGGAGCTGGGCAAGGGGCGGCCGCTGGCGGACATCCTCGGGGACATGAAGCAGGTGGCCGAGGGGGTGAAGACGGCCAAGAGCGCCCAGGACCTGGCCGTGAAGCTGGGGGTGGAGCTGCCCATCTGCCAGCAGGTCTACGCCATCTCCCACGAGGGCAAGAGCGCCAAGGCCGCGGTGGTGGAGCTGATGACCCGTCAGCCGAAGCCGGAGCTGGGCGGCGCCTGA